Genomic window (Lycium barbarum isolate Lr01 chromosome 2, ASM1917538v2, whole genome shotgun sequence):
aaataaaatggaGCCCCCGCTCAGAAGATTTTTATACCTCTTCTTCCCGACTTGATTTTAAATCAACGTTTATTTATGAAATTTACAcaaaatttcaatttcaacttcatatcatgatttcaaattccaaatttttcaaAAAGTAGGATTtgagatttcaaatcatgatttcaaaattttttaaatgtaaaacttgacacataagtttatattttgtaaaaaaaaaaattcataaattGGTAGATATATAATTTCTAAATGTAAAGCTTGACTCAAAGTAGCAATGTTGGTTCGTCTTCTAGCTCATCTGATCTGAAATGCATGCTTGATGTGAAGAGATTGTCCGTCATATGGGACTATTATATTAAAGACTAGTTACACTACAACTCacattcagttttttttttttaattaaactaAACTTTGATCAATAgatgttgtatttttttagaAATGTCTTTTGGTAGCGTATTAACTTTGTTATGAACCATGttttgctcatttggtaaaatTATATAATAGTTGGGGAAGTTTAGATAGTTTTCACAATTGTGGGGTTTTCAggtttatgaaaaaaaaatgaaacttaagaaattcaaattggttgtccaaacaaaacttcaacttcaaatcaacctGATTTCAAATTACTAATTTCATATCATTCGTAAAAGAttctttttcaaaaatatatagtATTACTTGACATTTTTTAGCCCGCGATTTTTGTTATCCAAAATCTTGGTGACAACATTtagagaaaaggacataaatggtcccttaactatgagagtaagttcaaaatagtcccttaactatgcacttaatagttttggtcctttaagtttgccacaagttaacaaaaattgtcccttaactatgagggttggttaaaaatagtaccttaagtatgcacttaacagttttggtcctttaagttttccAAAAGTTAACAGTTTTAGTCTCTaataaaatattcatcgaactctgacatttgttagatttgacgagaactatgaaaaaaaaaggaaaaaattagcgagaactcacattgagaggtacacattactaaagaaaaggccaaataccTCGGGACAAAACTGACGAAagtaaattagaaatagcagaaactaaaaaaatTGTCACTACTAAAAAGAAGCGAAAAAACGATGGGCgaaaaccgatggataaaatcaagggacactatttttttttattattatttttttttacaaaaccaACGAACGTCCATCGGTTATTTTAGAGGAAAACTGCGCGgaaactattttaaaaaaaaaaagaatcactacgatggaagtatttatttttatatagggttttcagtaaaaatgagactagtgtattttacttagctgatTGACTCCCTCGGTTTTAATCGACAGAATCCGTCAGTCTTTGTGTTTCaagacactattttctgacattatcaaggcTGTAGATTTTTCCTTGGTTTTCCTTATAGCCGACTGACAAtcgtcggttttgtcccgagaTATTTGAtcttttctttagtaatgtgtacctctaaatgtgagttctcgctgattttttccttttttcatagttctcgtcaaatctaacaaacagagttcgatgaatattttatcggagactaaaagtgttaacttttggcgaacttaaaggatcaaaactgttaagtgaatacttaagggactatttttaaccagcctcatagttaagggatcatttttgttaacttatgataaatttaaaggaccaaaactttTAAGAGCATAATTAAGGGATTATTTTGagcctactctcatagttaagggaccgtttATGCCGTTTTCTCCAACATTTTATATAAGCAAAGTCCTCAACCGCATTTTCCTCTAAAGCAATTTTATCCACTGACCACATATATACCTGTCATAAAGAGTGAACCAACAAACGAGAAAAATCCATTAAAAAAGAAACAATGGAATTAACTACAACTTCACAGTCTCTTTCCTATGCTAATCTCCCAATACTACCAGCTCTATTCCCTTCTAGAGCTAGTACTCATTGTTCTTCCAGTTCCATTAATTTTCTTGGATTTAATTGCATACCAAGAAAGCTAACATGTAGTGCTAGGCAATTGAGGCACTTTGGAGCTATCCATGCTTCTGTGGCTGAGAGTAATTCAACTACTGGTTCAGTAACATGGGCTCTTGAATTTATAGGTACGTgatctttcttttattttctgttttttttttctttacataTAGGAGTTTAAAGTTGCTGTCACGTGACCAGGAaatcacgggttcgagccgtggaaacagcctcttgcagaaatgcaaggtaaggctgcgtacaatagacccttgtgggcCGGCctttccccggaccccgcgcatagcgggagcttagtgtgCCGGGCTGCTCTTTTTTATAGGAGTTTGTTCCTCATGAGTTAGTATTAAATTGTATAATGGATCAAATTTGGGAAATGCCTAGTACTTAAATGAAAAAAGGGAAACAACAAATAAACATTTCAATATGCATCCAAGGGTTTCGTCTAATGGATTGGCGGCGCCAGGATTTTCACTAAAGGGATTTAAAATATAAAGAATTAAATAGGCAAAGAAGCCAAGGGGATTGAGCATCTACTATTTGTATATAAAGCATACGTTAACCTTacatatacagtgtaatttttagCAAAGGGGATTGGGATGAACCTCTTGCGTTCCCCTAGCTCCACCCTTGGTCTGAGGGTCAATGAAGTGGGTGACAAATTGTGGTATGGCGGCAGGGGCGGATTTAAGTGGAGGTGAGGGTGTTCaccccgaacaccctcggcaaaaaattaggatagattttctgtgtttttgtatatattttaacttttgaacacctGAGCAtatgcaaaaggttagctcaagcggtcaagggtgttcaaaattgtctctagcatCCTAGGTTCTattctcatcaacaacattatattttatatttagcttttgttgtttttcGAACCCCCTGAGTGAAACTTTTGGATCCGCCACTGTATGGCGGTCAATAAAGTGGCTAAAAATGATGAGAGACATGGTTCAAATTTCAGCACAAAACCAAAAAATGCTAAGTGATATCCTCCAATTGTGTAAGTTTTGGTGGGAAGAGTTATCAAGTACTAATGTTGGTAGAGGTAGTAAACACCTGGTGGAATAATCAGTGCAACAACCTGACCAGGATACTAACAttatcaaaagaaaaagaaaaaccatTTAACTCTACTTTAGCAGGTCATAGATTGAGGCTTCAGACAAAAGTGAGTATTTTCGTTTCTTTTTATTTGATACCATGGAAGATTACCTTTTGcaagaaaaaaggagaagaataAAACTAAAGTCCCTTAATTAGCTTCAAGTCAACTTCAAGAACCAGAGTCGGGCCTTTTTTAATTAAACGCTAGATATACTTAGTCAAATAATATAGGGATCAAAATTGACGAATCGCTATTTTCCCTTAtattttgttgtttttctttgTCCTTGACTTCAATACTTCGAATCATATGTTGTATTACTGTTAATTGTTGATGCTTTGAAGCAAGGACCCAAAATTCTGTGTTACTTGTTCTTCTTTCATAATGAATGTGTTATAAGCTATGTTGCTTCGACTCTCCAAAAGTGTCGTCGGGTGTCTGGCAGATCCTCCAACAGTAGTGCTTTTTTTAAGGATACGGCACGGCTATGGCACCACTATTGACCGGTCCGAGCAATATAACCTGCAGGCTGTACTAAACTTCTAAATATGGTTAACGATACGATACAAAGGAGTTTTAAGAATTTCTTGTGATCTTGTCATCCATTTATGTTTAGCTTAGAGCTTTTGACTCACTATCAAATATTGAATACATCAAATTAAGGTGATGGAGACACAAAGCACATCGGTTCTCCCACTGCAAAGCCACGCTCTCTTGAAATACCTTCCGTAAGTATTATGATGTGATGCTCTTTCATAACAATCAAATTTCCCGTTTCAAATATTGAAAGCAAGTTTTGTTACATTCTTTAGGGTGCAGTTACTGTCGGACGTGTTGCTGATAAGGCAGATGTGGTCATTCCGGTGCCTACAGGTAATGAAACCAGTTTTGTGAAAGAATTTAGCTTATTTACTGTCAGTTTATTAATTTTACACTATCAGTGTAATTTAACCTGTTGTAATCTGTTGTCTGTCTTATTTTTTCACGTAAATAGTTCCACCATACCTGTCGTATTTCTCAAGTAGTTAGTTTCCCTTATTATAGATAGTTACTTGTAATTATCTTTTTGGTGACCTGATAATATAAAAATCCTTTTGCGCTATTAGTGTATAGAAGTTAAACTCTTACAGAAATGCCTCCCTTTTTTCGCCTTTTCAAGGTGAAAAATTGTATGCCTGAAATGCTGATCAGCTTCCACCAGAATCTAAGATAATTTATGGATATTAAAATTTGTGATTTCTCTTATAAATATATATTGATTATGaaaacaaacttaatttcttgaTGTAATCCCCTCTTTTTCAATTCTTAAAACATTGTTAAAGCAAGGAAATGAAAAGCCTTTAGACTCAAGGTAATAAATTGGTTGCCAAACAAAACATTTAGTTTCTGCCCGTAGCTGAAAATCTGTTGATGTACAAAACAGTATCTGGTGTACATGCTCGGTTGCAAAACATGGAGGAGTATCTCGTAGTGACAGATTTAGACAGCACGAATGGCACATTCATTGGTGAGAAGAGGCTCCAACCTGGTGTGGCTGCTGCTGCATTACCTGGAAGTATCGTGACATTTGGTACAGCTTTTGTAGCCGATCCTACATTTTACTTTCAGCATCCTATTTACCTCTTCCTTTAAAGAGTAATGAAAAttggatttaacttatatacactgaCAATATAAAAAACCCTCACATAATCAGTGTAATTTAATTTCTTATAGCATGATGCATGTTTTATTTTTCGGGTAACTAGTTCTACTTGTCATGGTTATGGACAGTTATTTGTAGTTATCTTTTAAGTGACCTGATAGTGTAAAAACTCTCTAATAATATAAGGTATATAAGTTAAACTCATGAAAAATTCATTGGTGTAGCAATAAATTAGGGAATAGGTTTAATTAGGCCAGAGTCCTCAAAAGTGAGGCCACCTTAATTAAGTCAAGAGAAAAACATGTGTTAATGGCTAATCTGTAGTGTTGGATATTGGAGTACATATGTAGCATTAACCAAATGAAATGTTTCATGTCCCTTGTCTTTTATGTTATGAGAAACATTAAAAATTTATAAGATAAGTAAAAAGGGAAGGAAAAAAAACTATGTTGATGGACAGAGTTACCCGATACCAATAGTGGTGGGAGGTAATAGGTACCccatggaattagtcgaggtgcgcgtaAACTGTtccggacaccacggttatcaaaaaaaaagggaaaaagattTATGAGCATTTCTAGGGGAATGTTGGGATATCATCAGTTAGGGAATTGGTATGAAAGATCCCCTTACCAATTCCATGAAGCAAATATCTAGCTTAGGTATGTTGAGAAAGCCTTGTCGCATCATCTTTGTGGGGAAAAAAAGGCATATACTTATAGTAGATGTTCAGGCTTTCATTTCCATTCACTGAAATTTTTCTCagtatttttttataatttacGGGGTGGTCGTATTGCTTGTGCGATTTTATCAATTATTTGACTTATATAGACTGACAGTATAAAAGACATTTAAGCTATTGGTGTAGTTTAAACTATTGTTGCATGttatctttttcttcttttttttttgggaggggggcGGGGGGGTTACCAATCCCACTTGTTATCATTTAGGTGACCTGATACTTTAAAAGTTCTTTTAAACCGTCTGTTTATAGAAGTTAAACTCGTATATTGTATGTGTCAACTTTCTGCTACCTCAAGTTGATTGTCTTTTCAAAAAATTACTCATTCAGGGGATACCAATTTGGCAATATTTCGAGTCGCAAAGCTTGAGAAGTTGGAAACTACTGCATCTGATTCTGAACCAGAAGAAGTTGAAGCTAATACAAAAGAAGAAGAGCCAAGCAGCAGCTAAAAAGTCACAAATTCCATTTTTCTGCAATAATTTTGTAAACagaggaaatatatatatatgtgtgatttTGTTGAACTTATGTTTGTCCATTTTCTTCTTGACTTGGGTTTAAGTACCCCTTTGTTTTTCTTTCCCACCACTTTGTATATTACTtggtttttgtttctttttcttctgTACTAAAAGACTAGTATGTCATTATATCTTCTGCAGAAAATGGCCAAATATACCCTAATGTATTCAATATAGAAAAACTTTACCTTCCGTTTCAAAAGTGTCTCATTCAATTGAAGAAATTTCAATCACAAGAAAGAAAGCCCGAACAAAAGAAAGTTGACCAGGAGTGCCAAACCACTCTAATATCTTCACCCTTGCACCACCCTATGCTATTATACTTGAACTAGGGGCCCATTCCCTTGTGCTTTTATACACATGGAAATATCTTTTCTTATCAATTTACCTTcataaaaaaaaagtcaaatttcTTTGAGTTTGGTTACTACTATTTTAGTGTTCACCCTCTCATCCCTATTAGCCAAATGGCCCAAAATTTGCCATCATTGGCTAACAGAAACTGTTTTCCCTATTAAAAattacaatttatttattttggaaaAATTGCCACCCATTAATAATTAAACCCCCACCCCTAATGTATTCCCCATTTTAAACCCCTCCTTTTTAATTACCAGTTTGAAATTAGAATACTCATTTGTTAGGATCTTCATCAGCTCCAATATTTtcacaagatttttttttattttaccatTAAATTCGTAGGGTTAggcttttaattttcaacttcTTCTCCGATTCTataaataaaatgtctcaaaatTCGAGTAGTTTTTCACTAAGTCATCATTGAGTTGCATTGTTTTGTCTACCATTGCTAGTATGGGTAACGAAATCAGCTTTCTagtcaataacaacaacaacaacccagtgaaatcccacaacgtggggtctggggagggtagagtgtacacagaccttactcctaccaaggtaggacagcTTTCTAGTCAATGTTACGTAATATTATTGAGCATTTCAAAGTGAGATTTTGTTGGTAAAATGGACGTGTATGTTCTTTTAGGTAGTTTGCTTTCTTAGTCAATCTTATGTGAAATAGAGACATATTGTTGGTGAAATGAAATTGGTTCTTGTTTTATATGTTAATGTGTACCAATTGAATGCTAAAAAGTAATGTTGGGAATGGAGTTGGTGTTTTAAAAGTTGAGTTTGATACAGAACTTAAAGGTATTGGGCCATTATAATTGCTTTCCAAGAGTCATATTTACCCTTAAATTAAATTTGGTAGTTCACTTTGCCCCTACAGTACATTTTTTTGCACAGATTGCCcatcttttggggtggtctttaaattttacccctcatatttgtgttctttaagttttgcccttcacttggatacctgaggttctgggttcgaacccccgctcaggcataaaataaaaaaataatttcgcaaggcagggctggggagagtgtatgccggatccggcatacaatccttaaggaaaaactaaagctatgccggagggggcagactttgccttgagacatatattttattttattttacttttcaagacaaatttttagttatgccttaagaaaaagttccaccttatggggcatacttttagttatgccttaactaaaagtgtgcttataagatataactaaaagtatgacCCATAAGGTGGAATTTTTtcttaaagcataactaaaaatAGCCCTAATTAGAACACGGAAAAGCTCCGCATTTTAACTACGGCTGTTTTTTttgcaaattttatttttgtatttaaaACTGGCTACTTTAGAATTACATTTGAAATGGGATTAAACGTTGACTATTGACTCAAAAgccttgttttctcttgagctgagggtctaccggaaacagtctccctacctctc
Coding sequences:
- the LOC132626288 gene encoding uncharacterized protein LOC132626288, which gives rise to MELTTTSQSLSYANLPILPALFPSRASTHCSSSSINFLGFNCIPRKLTCSARQLRHFGAIHASVAESNSTTGSVTWALEFIGDGDTKHIGSPTAKPRSLEIPSGAVTVGRVADKADVVIPVPTVSGVHARLQNMEEYLVVTDLDSTNGTFIGEKRLQPGVAAAALPGSIVTFGDTNLAIFRVAKLEKLETTASDSEPEEVEANTKEEEPSSS